One part of the Sphingobium yanoikuyae genome encodes these proteins:
- a CDS encoding SGNH/GDSL hydrolase family protein: protein MRSPLLICLSLLALATSPVAAKTCTPTWVSGWASSQFRPTGDAALAAGTLKDQSLRQIVRPSIAGERLRVRISNLAGTAPLHIAGVSIARAPASTSPAIDPGTLISLRFDGSPDLIVPAGADYLSDPVSLPVAALDNIAVTIRYQGEPEQTSHPGSRATSWHMPGDHLTDTAMVGAASFDHWFNLAALEVERCAPARLVVALGDSITDGKGSTTNGNDRWTDRLAQRLQADPKRRDIAVVNQGIGGNRLLNDGLGPNALARLDRDVLAQPGVTHLVLLEGVNDLGTLTRDAPVSVEDHKAHVARIIGAYRQIIARAHARGIKVIGATIMPFVGNAYYHADAQNEADRQAVNAWIRAPGHFDGLVDFDRAARDPARPDRLLPAYDGGDALHPNPAGYRAMGDAVPLTLFD, encoded by the coding sequence ATGCGTTCTCCGCTTCTGATCTGCCTCTCGCTTCTGGCCCTTGCGACCAGCCCGGTGGCGGCAAAGACCTGCACGCCGACCTGGGTGTCGGGCTGGGCCTCCTCGCAATTCCGCCCGACCGGAGACGCCGCACTGGCCGCCGGCACGCTCAAGGACCAGTCGCTGCGCCAGATCGTCCGCCCCTCGATCGCCGGCGAACGGCTGCGTGTGCGCATCTCCAACCTCGCCGGCACGGCGCCGCTCCATATTGCCGGCGTCAGCATCGCCCGCGCCCCTGCCAGCACATCGCCGGCGATCGATCCCGGCACGCTCATTTCGCTGCGTTTCGATGGCAGCCCGGACCTGATCGTGCCCGCGGGCGCCGACTATCTCTCCGACCCGGTATCGCTGCCGGTCGCCGCGCTCGACAATATCGCCGTCACCATCCGCTATCAGGGCGAACCGGAACAGACCTCGCATCCCGGCTCGCGCGCCACTTCCTGGCATATGCCCGGCGATCATCTCACCGACACGGCAATGGTGGGCGCCGCCTCGTTCGATCATTGGTTCAACCTCGCCGCGCTGGAGGTCGAACGCTGCGCGCCCGCACGGCTGGTCGTGGCGCTTGGCGACTCCATCACCGATGGCAAGGGATCGACCACTAACGGCAATGATCGCTGGACCGACCGGCTCGCCCAGCGGCTGCAGGCCGATCCCAAGCGGCGCGACATCGCCGTCGTCAATCAGGGGATCGGCGGCAACCGCCTGCTGAACGACGGACTTGGCCCCAATGCGCTGGCCCGGCTCGACCGCGATGTGCTGGCCCAGCCCGGCGTCACCCATCTGGTCCTGCTGGAAGGCGTCAATGATCTTGGCACCCTGACCCGCGACGCGCCGGTCAGTGTCGAGGATCACAAGGCCCATGTCGCCCGCATCATCGGCGCCTATCGCCAGATCATCGCCCGCGCCCATGCGCGCGGGATCAAGGTGATCGGCGCCACCATCATGCCCTTCGTCGGCAATGCCTATTATCATGCCGATGCCCAGAATGAGGCGGACCGGCAGGCGGTCAATGCCTGGATCCGCGCGCCGGGCCATTTTGACGGGCTGGTCGATTTCGACCGTGCCGCCCGCGATCCTGCGCGGCCGGACCGGCTGCTGCCCGCTTATGATGGCGGCGATGCGCTCCATCCCAATCCGGCCGGCTATCGCGCCATGGGTGACGCCGTGCCGCTGACCCTGTTTGATTAA
- a CDS encoding Lrp/AsnC family transcriptional regulator yields MSNKPAMVEMDEFDRRIIAALVEDGRMTVTDLAASVGLSKTPCQVRLKRLQESGVIRGFRAIVDPAKLGMDHVAFTEVKLSDTRESALREFNAAVRRIPEVEECHMLASNFDYLLKVRTSDIRRYRMVLGEKISALPHVASTSTFVAMETVLESGSKRPRR; encoded by the coding sequence ATGAGTAACAAGCCCGCTATGGTCGAAATGGATGAGTTCGACCGGCGCATCATCGCCGCGCTGGTCGAGGATGGCCGCATGACCGTGACCGATCTGGCCGCCAGCGTCGGCCTGTCCAAGACGCCGTGCCAGGTGCGGTTGAAGCGATTGCAGGAGAGTGGCGTCATTCGCGGCTTTCGCGCGATCGTCGATCCGGCCAAGCTGGGGATGGACCATGTCGCCTTTACCGAGGTGAAGCTGAGCGACACGCGGGAGAGCGCGTTGCGCGAGTTCAATGCGGCGGTAAGGCGCATCCCGGAGGTCGAGGAATGCCATATGCTGGCGAGCAATTTCGACTATCTGCTCAAGGTCCGCACGTCCGATATTCGCCGCTATCGCATGGTGCTGGGCGAGAAGATTTCCGCCCTGCCCCATGTCGCCAGCACATCGACCTTCGTGGCGATGGAGACGGTGCTGGAATCCGGCAGCAAGCGGCCGCGCCGTTAA
- the putA gene encoding trifunctional transcriptional regulator/proline dehydrogenase/L-glutamate gamma-semialdehyde dehydrogenase, whose translation MTDQHPFAAFAPAIRDKSPLRQAITAAYRRDEAECLAPLLDAATLPDATRSAVADTARHLVTTLRANHKGTGVEGLVQEYSLSSQEGVALMCLAEALLRIPDNDTRDALIRDKIADGDWSSHLGGGKSLFVNAATWGLVVTGKLVGSVDDRGLAAALARLVARAGEPVIRRGVDLAMRMMGEQFVTGETIKEAVKRAKELEAKGFAYSYDMLGEAATTAADAARYYADYEKAIHAIGKASAGRGIYAGPGISIKLSALHPRYVRAQADRVMGELLPAVKQLALLSKRYDIGLNIDAEEADRLELSLDLLESLALDPDLAGWDGLGFVVQGYGKRCPFVIDWIIDLARRANRRMMVRLVKGAYWDAEIKRAQVDGLADFPVYTRKVHTDVAYVACAKKLLAAPDAVFPQFATHNAQTLATIYQMAGPDFAIGKYEFQCLHGMGEPLYEQVVGKDKLDRPCRIYAPVGTHETLLAYLVRRLLENGANSSFVNRIADPDVSIEEMIADPVEIVRAMPHPGARHDQIAAPAGLYPDRRNSDGIDLSDEGALAALTQALQHSATIAWTAAPEGGEGEARPVCNPADHRDIVGTVWEASADHARAAAIRAANACWPNTSVADRAVLLERAADAMQDRMPVLLGLIMREAGKSLPNAIAEVREAIDFLRYYAAQARGTFGPDQVPLGPTVCISPWNFPLAIFTGQVAAALVAGNPVLAKPAEETPLIAAEAVRLLHEAGVPGDALQLLPGDGRIGAALVAAPETAGVMFTGSTEVARLIQRQLAARLSPAGKPIPLIAETGGQNAMIVDSSALAEQVVADVIASAFDSAGQRCSALRILCLQEDVADRTLTMLKGALRELRIGRTDRLAVDTGPVITAEAKAGIEQHIAAIRALGRKVEQQELPEEAAHGTFVAPTIIELDSIADLSREIFGPVLHVIRFRRERMDALVDAINATGYGLTFGLHTRLDETVARVTARVKAGNIYVNRNVIGAIVGVQPFGGRGLSGTGPKAGGPLYLGRLTRTAPVFAERVGYLASPIHDFVSWLEAQDDHEAAAVARHYGDASALGVELALPGPVGETNLYALHPRGLLLLRPGTRRGLLAQMAAVLATGNRAVIEGAPLPQGLPASVAAHFLAQPDAPFAAMLVEGDVDQILAATQAVAELDGPIVTVHAAAPGDERAWHLDWLLEEVSTSINTTAAGGNASLMMIG comes from the coding sequence ATGACCGACCAGCATCCCTTTGCCGCCTTCGCCCCCGCCATCCGCGACAAGTCGCCGCTGCGCCAGGCGATCACCGCCGCCTATCGTCGGGACGAGGCTGAATGCCTTGCCCCGCTGCTCGACGCGGCGACCCTGCCCGACGCCACCCGCTCCGCCGTGGCGGACACGGCGCGCCATCTGGTCACCACCCTGCGCGCCAATCACAAGGGCACCGGGGTCGAGGGGCTGGTCCAGGAATATTCGCTCTCCAGTCAGGAGGGCGTGGCGCTGATGTGCCTTGCCGAAGCGCTGCTGCGCATTCCCGACAACGACACGCGCGACGCCCTCATTCGCGACAAGATCGCCGACGGCGACTGGAGTTCGCATCTGGGCGGCGGCAAGTCTTTGTTCGTCAACGCCGCGACCTGGGGCCTGGTCGTCACCGGCAAGCTGGTCGGCAGCGTCGACGATCGCGGCCTGGCGGCGGCGCTCGCTCGCCTGGTCGCCCGCGCTGGCGAACCGGTGATCCGGCGCGGCGTCGATCTCGCCATGCGGATGATGGGCGAACAGTTCGTCACTGGCGAGACGATCAAGGAAGCGGTCAAGCGCGCCAAGGAACTGGAGGCCAAGGGCTTCGCCTACAGCTATGACATGCTGGGCGAGGCGGCGACCACCGCTGCCGACGCGGCGCGCTATTATGCCGATTATGAAAAGGCGATCCACGCCATCGGCAAGGCGTCGGCCGGTCGCGGCATCTATGCCGGCCCCGGCATCTCGATCAAGCTGTCGGCGCTCCATCCGCGCTACGTTCGCGCGCAAGCCGACCGGGTGATGGGCGAATTGCTGCCGGCGGTTAAGCAACTCGCGCTGCTGTCGAAGCGCTACGACATCGGCCTCAACATCGACGCGGAGGAAGCCGACCGGCTCGAACTCTCGCTCGACCTGCTCGAAAGCCTGGCGCTTGATCCCGACCTTGCCGGCTGGGATGGCCTGGGCTTCGTCGTCCAGGGCTATGGCAAGCGCTGCCCCTTCGTCATCGACTGGATCATCGACCTCGCCCGTCGCGCCAATCGCCGGATGATGGTGCGTCTGGTCAAGGGCGCCTATTGGGATGCGGAGATCAAGCGCGCGCAGGTCGATGGCCTCGCCGATTTTCCGGTCTATACCCGCAAGGTCCATACCGACGTCGCCTATGTCGCCTGCGCGAAAAAGCTGCTGGCCGCGCCCGACGCCGTCTTCCCGCAGTTCGCGACGCATAATGCCCAGACGCTGGCCACCATCTACCAGATGGCCGGGCCGGACTTCGCGATCGGCAAATATGAGTTCCAGTGCCTGCACGGCATGGGCGAGCCGCTCTATGAACAGGTCGTCGGCAAGGACAAGCTGGACCGCCCGTGCCGCATCTATGCGCCGGTCGGCACGCATGAGACCTTGCTCGCCTATCTCGTCCGCCGCCTGCTGGAAAATGGTGCGAACAGCAGCTTCGTCAACCGCATCGCCGATCCCGATGTCTCGATCGAGGAGATGATCGCCGACCCGGTCGAGATCGTTCGCGCCATGCCGCATCCCGGCGCCCGGCATGACCAGATCGCCGCGCCCGCCGGTCTCTATCCCGATCGCCGCAATTCCGATGGCATCGACCTCAGCGATGAAGGCGCGCTCGCCGCGTTGACGCAGGCGCTGCAGCATAGCGCCACCATCGCCTGGACCGCCGCGCCCGAGGGCGGGGAAGGGGAAGCGCGCCCGGTCTGCAACCCCGCCGACCATCGCGACATCGTCGGCACCGTCTGGGAAGCGAGCGCCGATCACGCCCGTGCCGCCGCGATCCGCGCCGCCAACGCCTGCTGGCCCAACACGTCGGTTGCCGATCGTGCCGTCCTGCTGGAGCGGGCGGCCGACGCGATGCAGGATCGGATGCCGGTGCTGCTGGGCCTCATCATGCGCGAAGCCGGCAAGTCGCTGCCCAACGCCATCGCCGAAGTGCGCGAGGCGATCGACTTCCTGCGCTATTATGCGGCGCAGGCGCGCGGCACCTTCGGCCCGGATCAGGTGCCGCTGGGGCCGACTGTCTGCATCAGCCCGTGGAACTTCCCGCTCGCCATCTTCACCGGGCAGGTTGCGGCCGCACTGGTCGCGGGCAATCCGGTGCTGGCCAAGCCTGCCGAGGAAACCCCGCTGATCGCCGCCGAAGCCGTCCGCCTGCTGCATGAGGCCGGCGTGCCCGGCGACGCGCTGCAATTGCTGCCCGGCGACGGCCGGATCGGCGCCGCGCTGGTCGCCGCGCCGGAAACGGCGGGCGTCATGTTCACCGGCTCCACCGAAGTCGCCCGGCTGATCCAGCGCCAGCTCGCCGCCCGCCTGTCGCCCGCCGGCAAGCCGATCCCGCTGATCGCCGAAACGGGCGGCCAGAATGCGATGATCGTCGACAGTTCGGCGCTCGCGGAACAGGTGGTGGCCGACGTCATCGCCTCCGCCTTCGACAGTGCCGGCCAGCGCTGCTCGGCGCTGCGCATCCTGTGCCTGCAGGAGGATGTCGCCGACCGCACCCTCACCATGCTGAAGGGCGCGCTCAGGGAATTGCGCATCGGCCGCACCGATCGGCTCGCGGTCGACACCGGCCCGGTCATCACCGCCGAGGCGAAGGCGGGCATCGAACAGCATATCGCCGCGATACGCGCGCTCGGCCGGAAGGTCGAGCAGCAGGAACTGCCCGAAGAGGCGGCGCACGGCACCTTCGTCGCGCCGACCATCATCGAACTGGACAGCATCGCCGACCTCAGCCGCGAGATATTCGGCCCGGTGCTGCACGTCATCCGTTTCCGTCGCGAGCGGATGGATGCGCTGGTCGATGCGATCAACGCCACCGGCTATGGCCTGACCTTCGGCCTGCACACCCGCCTCGACGAGACGGTGGCGCGCGTCACCGCGCGGGTGAAGGCCGGCAATATCTATGTGAACCGCAATGTCATCGGCGCGATCGTCGGGGTTCAGCCGTTCGGCGGGCGCGGCCTGTCGGGCACCGGACCCAAGGCGGGCGGGCCGCTCTATCTCGGCCGCCTAACCCGCACCGCGCCGGTCTTTGCCGAGCGGGTCGGCTATCTCGCCTCGCCAATCCATGATTTTGTCAGCTGGCTGGAAGCGCAGGACGATCATGAGGCGGCGGCGGTCGCGCGCCATTATGGCGATGCGTCGGCGCTCGGCGTTGAACTGGCGCTGCCCGGCCCGGTCGGCGAGACCAACCTCTATGCGCTGCATCCGCGCGGCTTGCTGCTGCTGCGTCCGGGCACGCGGCGCGGCCTGCTGGCCCAGATGGCCGCCGTGCTGGCGACCGGCAATCGCGCGGTGATCGAAGGGGCGCCGCTGCCGCAGGGCCTGCCCGCCAGCGTCGCCGCTCATTTCCTCGCCCAGCCGGACGCGCCTTTCGCCGCGATGCTGGTGGAGGGGGATGTCGACCAGATCCTCGCCGCAACCCAGGCGGTGGCCGAACTGGACGGGCCGATTGTCACCGTCCACGCAGCCGCGCCCGGCGACGAGCGCGCCTGGCATCTCGACTGGCTGCTGGAGGAGGTATCGACCTCCATCAACACGACCGCCGCGGGCGGCAATGCCAGCCTGATGATGATCGGCTGA
- a CDS encoding organic hydroperoxide resistance protein — translation MSSKILYSTSATATGGRDGKAATTDGSFAVTLGTPKELGGNGQGNNPEQLFASGYAACFLGAMKFAASQDKDLPRVPADASVTATVGIGPRSDKGFGLDVALEISLPGVDKAAAEALVAEADTICPYSHATRGNIDVRLSVA, via the coding sequence ATGAGCAGCAAGATCCTCTATTCCACCAGCGCCACCGCAACCGGCGGCCGTGACGGCAAGGCCGCAACCACCGATGGCAGCTTCGCGGTGACGCTGGGCACACCCAAGGAACTGGGCGGCAATGGCCAGGGCAATAATCCCGAACAGCTGTTCGCGTCGGGCTATGCCGCCTGCTTCCTGGGCGCGATGAAGTTCGCCGCCAGCCAGGACAAGGATCTGCCCCGCGTGCCCGCCGACGCCAGCGTCACCGCCACGGTTGGCATCGGCCCGCGTAGCGACAAGGGCTTTGGCCTGGACGTCGCGCTGGAAATCAGCCTGCCGGGCGTCGACAAGGCGGCGGCCGAAGCGCTGGTCGCCGAAGCGGACACGATCTGCCCCTATTCGCACGCCACCCGCGGCAATATCGACGTGCGCCTCAGCGTCGCCTGA
- a CDS encoding MarR family winged helix-turn-helix transcriptional regulator, with protein sequence MTTPAMTAQDTARGALDDFLCFGVYSTGLAFNRLYKPLLDRYGLTYPQYLVMVALARRDNQTVGELGGQLFLESNTLTPLIKRLEAAGLVTRQRDTADERVVRVRLTQQGQSVAQDVSTCVPAELMEAVGISIEEIAALNQSLVTLREKLQRAA encoded by the coding sequence ATGACCACCCCCGCCATGACTGCCCAAGATACCGCGCGCGGCGCGCTCGACGATTTTCTCTGCTTCGGCGTCTATTCGACCGGGCTTGCCTTCAACCGGCTCTACAAGCCGCTGCTCGATCGCTACGGCCTCACCTATCCCCAATATCTGGTGATGGTGGCGCTGGCCCGGCGCGACAATCAGACGGTCGGCGAGCTGGGCGGTCAGCTCTTCCTCGAATCCAACACACTGACCCCGCTGATCAAGCGGCTGGAGGCGGCGGGCCTCGTCACCCGTCAGCGCGACACGGCTGACGAACGAGTGGTGCGGGTGCGCCTGACGCAGCAGGGGCAGTCCGTGGCGCAGGACGTGTCAACCTGCGTCCCCGCCGAACTGATGGAGGCCGTCGGCATCTCGATCGAGGAAATCGCCGCGCTCAACCAGTCGCTGGTCACGCTGCGGGAGAAATTGCAGCGCGCGGCCTGA
- a CDS encoding FAD-dependent oxidoreductase: METIGRDLREMQRVPLTAEHVAALRAEGSEAIYPAGTYIVRPGDPVDRFIYVEDGEIEVVNPFGEERHVPSTIGPTQFMGEISFLGGGSWSIPMRAARDTRVLEVPRPAMLRLMAAIPEMSDIIITVLAARRRRQLDMGDSTLVLIGEDEDRAVRCIAEFASRNRLPYTSHALGSDDARRVAASCGAQADQPAVIFGRDNVVADPTPEKVARLFGLDRGFTENETVDLLIVGGGPAGVAAAVYAGAEGLNALVVEDIAIGGQAGTSSRIENYMGFPTGISGADLVWRGEVQAMKFGTRFLMPRRVTALEETGDGHYCGVFDNGQRICARAVLVATGVEYRRLPINRLADLEGAGIYYAATENEARYCRQAEAVVVGGGNSAGQAAMFLSRSARHVHLLVRGPSLALSMSSYLSSRLEADPAISVHYNTEIDSLHGDAQLDAVTIRQADGSAREIACCALFIMVGAAPNTGWLSGLVALDDKGFVLTGDAVEAPSPYETSRAGIFAVGDVRAGSVKRVASAVGEGSVVISRIWSHVNDEAVRPRAAISPAA; the protein is encoded by the coding sequence ATGGAGACGATCGGGCGCGATCTGCGGGAAATGCAGCGTGTGCCGCTGACGGCCGAGCATGTCGCGGCGCTGCGCGCCGAGGGCAGCGAGGCCATCTATCCCGCCGGAACCTATATCGTCCGGCCCGGCGACCCGGTCGACCGCTTCATCTATGTCGAGGATGGCGAGATCGAGGTGGTCAATCCGTTCGGCGAGGAACGGCATGTCCCCTCCACCATCGGGCCGACCCAGTTCATGGGCGAGATTTCCTTCCTGGGCGGCGGCAGCTGGTCGATCCCGATGCGCGCGGCGCGCGATACCCGCGTGCTGGAAGTGCCGCGCCCGGCGATGCTGCGGCTGATGGCGGCGATCCCGGAAATGTCGGATATCATCATCACCGTGCTGGCGGCGCGGCGCCGGCGGCAGCTCGACATGGGCGACAGCACCCTGGTGTTGATCGGCGAGGATGAGGATCGGGCGGTGCGCTGCATTGCTGAGTTCGCCAGCCGCAACCGCCTGCCCTACACATCGCATGCGCTGGGCAGCGACGACGCCCGGCGGGTGGCGGCCAGTTGCGGGGCGCAGGCGGACCAGCCTGCGGTGATCTTCGGTCGCGACAATGTCGTTGCCGATCCCACCCCCGAGAAGGTCGCCCGGCTATTTGGCCTCGACCGCGGCTTTACCGAGAATGAGACGGTCGATCTGCTGATCGTGGGCGGCGGACCAGCCGGCGTGGCGGCGGCCGTCTATGCCGGGGCCGAAGGGCTGAACGCGCTGGTGGTGGAGGATATCGCGATCGGCGGCCAGGCCGGCACGTCGAGCCGGATCGAAAATTATATGGGTTTTCCCACCGGCATTTCGGGCGCCGACCTGGTCTGGCGCGGCGAGGTGCAGGCGATGAAATTCGGCACCCGTTTCCTGATGCCGCGCCGAGTTACGGCGCTGGAGGAAACCGGCGACGGCCATTATTGCGGCGTCTTCGACAATGGCCAGCGCATCTGTGCCCGCGCGGTCCTGGTCGCGACCGGCGTGGAATATCGGCGCCTGCCGATCAACCGGCTCGCCGATCTGGAAGGGGCCGGCATCTATTATGCCGCGACCGAGAATGAGGCCCGCTATTGCCGCCAGGCCGAAGCGGTGGTGGTCGGCGGCGGCAACAGCGCCGGCCAGGCGGCGATGTTCCTCAGCCGCAGCGCGCGCCATGTCCATCTGCTGGTGCGCGGGCCTTCACTCGCCCTGTCGATGTCCAGTTATCTGTCCAGCCGGCTGGAGGCCGACCCGGCGATCAGCGTCCATTATAACACCGAAATTGACAGCCTGCATGGCGATGCGCAGCTCGACGCGGTGACCATCCGCCAGGCCGATGGCAGCGCGCGCGAGATCGCCTGCTGCGCCCTGTTCATCATGGTCGGCGCGGCGCCCAATACCGGCTGGCTGTCGGGACTGGTGGCGCTCGACGACAAGGGGTTCGTGCTGACCGGCGATGCGGTCGAGGCCCCCTCCCCCTATGAAACCTCCCGCGCCGGCATCTTCGCGGTCGGCGACGTGCGCGCCGGATCGGTGAAGCGCGTCGCCTCGGCCGTGGGCGAAGGATCGGTCGTGATTTCGCGCATCTGGAGCCATGTGAATGACGAGGCGGTCAGGCCGCGCGCTGCAATTTCTCCCGCAGCGTGA